In Mercurialis annua linkage group LG6, ddMerAnnu1.2, whole genome shotgun sequence, the following are encoded in one genomic region:
- the LOC126686501 gene encoding cytochrome P450 709B2-like has translation MDYLGTLMLGFVVTVVITKIWQLFRVLLWRPYVLTKLFESQGVKGPSYKLLYGSMKEIKKMKKVARETVLDVNSNDDITCRVLPHYQKWLSEYGDAVLYWNGTEPRVVVTEPELAKQVLSNKFGFYIKPYMKPLFQKLTGKGLILVEGRDWVRHRRILNPAFSMNKLKIMIKKMADCTISMLDEWQKLALQETENCKIDMNESFQKLTGDIIAHTSFGSSYLQGKEVFKGQKELQKLSAASMTDIDVPGKQYFPTASNMRIWKLDMQVKNTLSSIIQNRLKAEPCSDKFYGDDLLGLMIGSSINKSNDEKSKHTGMLSMDEIMEECKTFFLAGQETTSSLLTWTVFLLSKHQDWQEKLRQEVLNECEMNVPDADTLAKLKFVNMVILEALRLYCPAIALIRKATEDMKLGNLTIPKDTSVTIPIVQIQRSRRYWGEDANEFNPMRFQNGILKAAKHPNAFLAFSTGPRACIGQDFAMLEAKTVLALILQRFSFSLSSQYKHAPIDYLTLHPQYGMPIIVKPLHF, from the exons ATGGATTATCTTGGTACTCTGATGCTAGGTTTTGTAGTAACTGTTGTTATTACAAAGATATGGCAACTGTTTAGGGTTCTGTTATGGAGACCCTATGTCTTAACCAAATTGTTCGAGAGCCAAGGCGTTAAAGGGCCAAGTTATAAGCTACTTTACGGTTCTATGAAGGAGATAAAGAAGATGAAAAAGGTTGCAAGAGAAACGGTGTTAGATGTAAATTCTAATGACGACATCACTTGTAGAGTTCTTCCTCACTATCAAAAATGGTTATCAGAATACG gtGATGCAGTGTTATATTGGAATGGTACGGAGCCGAGAGTCGTAGTAACAGAACCGGAGCTGGCTAAACAAGTATTATCAAACAAGTTCGGCTTCTATATCAAACCATATATGAAGCCTTTATTTCAAAAGCTCACCGGTAAAGGGTTGATTTTGGTTGAAGGAAGAGACTGGGTTAGGCACAGAAGAATTCTAAATCCTGCCTTTTCCATGAACAAGCTCAAG ATTATGATAAAGAAAATGGCAGACTGCACGATTTCGATGCTCGATGAGTGGCAAAAGCTTGCGTTGCAAGAAACGGAAAATTGCaaaatagatatgaatgaaTCATTTCAAAAGCTTACAGGTGATATAATTGCCCATACTTCGTTCGGAAGCAGTTATCTGCAAGGAAAAGAAGTCTTTAAAGGACAAAAAGAGCTTCAAAAACTATCTGCAGCTTCAATGACTGATATAGACGTCCCCGGAAAaca GTATTTTCCTACTGCATCGAATATGAGAATATGGAAGCTAGACATGCAGGTGAAGAACACATTAAGCAGTATTATACAAAACAGATTAAAGGCAGAGCCCTGTTCTGATAAGTTTTACGGAGATGATTTACTCGGTCTAATGATCGGATCTTCAATAAACAAATCGAATGATGAGAAGAGCAAACATACTGGAATGCTGAGCATGGATGAAATAATGGAAGAGTGCAAAACGTTCTTTTTGGCTGGGCAGGAGACAACATCTAGTTTACTAACTTGGACTGTTTTCTTGTTGAGCAAACATCAAGATTGGCAAGAAAAACTTAGACAAGAGGTGTTGAACGAGTGTGAAATGAATGTTCCAGATGCAGATACGCTggccaaattaaaattt GTGAACATGGTTATACTTGAAGCACTGAGGTTGTATTGCCCAGCAATAGCATTGATTAGGAAGGCAACAGAAGATATGAAGTTGGGAAATTTAACGATACCAAAAGATACAAGTGTCACCATTCCAATTGTCCAAATTCAGAGAAGCAGACGATACTGGGGAGAAGATGCAAATGAATTCAATCCAATGAGGTTTCAGAATGGTATCTTAAAGGCAGCAAAACACCCGAACGCATTCCTAGCATTTTCAACGGGTCCGAGAGCTTGCATTGGCCAGGATTTTGCAATGTTGGAAGCTAAAACAGTGCTTGCACTGATTCTTCAaagattttcattttccttGTCCTCTCAGTATAAACATGCTCCAATTGATTATCTTACTCTGCATCCACAATATGGCATGCCTATTATTGTAAAGCCCTTGCATTTTTAA
- the LOC126688060 gene encoding uncharacterized protein LOC126688060, with protein MILTRQDDHHHPQSLFINLADLLIDDGDASNVKLSLTPVDQENSKPDKTTTVLDCTTPKAKEYKIPDVVTCPPAPRKRKAAPLSVKKFNMSRKVRVVKFFSSPEIESVIGINSRVSSKLSWNSVRRQR; from the coding sequence ATGATTCTCACCAGACAAGATGATCATCATCATCCCCAATCTCTCTTCATCAATCTCGCCGACCTTCTAATCGACGACGGCGACGCCAGTAACGTCAAGCTCAGTCTTACTCCAGTTGATCAAGAGAATTCAAAACCAGACAAAACGACGACGGTTTTGGATTGTACGACACCGAAGGCTAAGGAGTATAAAATACCTGATGTGGTGACGTGTCCTCCAGCTCCGAGAAAACGCAAGGCTGCTCCTCTGTCGGTTAAGAAATTTAATATGTCGAGAAAAGTTAGGGTTGTGAAGTTCTTTTCGTCGCCGGAGATTGAGAGTGTGATCGGGATTAATAGTCGTGTTTCTTCGAAACTGTCGTGGAATTCTGTTAGACGTCAACGGTAA